One stretch of Kogia breviceps isolate mKogBre1 chromosome 18, mKogBre1 haplotype 1, whole genome shotgun sequence DNA includes these proteins:
- the CA7 gene encoding carbonic anhydrase 7: MTGHHGWGYGHNDGPSHWHKLYPIAQGDRQSPINIVSSQALYSPSLKSLVLSYESCTSLSIANNGHSVQVDFNDSDDRTVVTGGPLDGPYRLKQLHFHWGKKHSEGSEHTVDGKSFPSELHLVHWNAKKYSTFGEAASAPDGLAVVGVFLETGDEHASMNRLTDALYMVRFKGTKAQFSCFNPKYLLPASQHYWTYPGSLTTPPLSESVTWIVLREPISISERQMEKFRSLLFTAEDDERIHMVNNFRPPQPLKGRVVKASFRA, from the exons ATGACCGGCCACCACGGCTGGGGCTACGGCCACAACGACG GCCCCTCACACTGGCACAAGCTGTATCCCATTGCCCAGGGAGACCGCCAGTCACCAATCAATATCGTATCCAGCCAGGCTCTGTACTCGCCCAGCCTGAAGTCACTGGTGCTTTCCTATGAGTCCTGTACGTCCCTCAGCATCGCCAACAATGGGCACTCTGTCCAAGTGGACTTCAATGACAGTGATGACCGAACTG TGGTGACTGGGGGCCCCCTGGATGGGCCCTACCGGCTCAAGCAGCTCCATTTCCACTGGGGCAAGAAGCACAGTGAGGGCTCAGAGCACACGGTGGATGGCAAGTCATTCCCCAGCGAA CTGCACCTGGTTCATTGGAATGCCAAGAAGTACAGCACCTTTGGGGAGGCGGCCTCAGCACCGGATGGCCTGGCTGTGGTTGGTGTCTTCCTGGAG ACGGGGGACGAGCACGCCAGCATGAACCGTCTGACAGATGCACTCTACATGGTTCGGTTTAAG ggcACCAAGGCCCAGTTCAGCTGCTTCAACCCCAAGTACCTCCTGCCTGCCAGCCAGCACTACTGGACCTACCCTGGCTCCCTGACAACACCCCCACTGAGCGAGAGCGTCACCTGGATTGTGCTCCGGGAGCCCATCAGCATCTCTGAGAGGCAG ATGGAGAAATTCCGGAGCCTGCTTTTCACCGCAGAGGATGATGAGAGGATCCACATGGTGAACAACTTCCGGCCGCCACAGCCACTGAAGGGCCGTGTGGTCAAGGCCTCCTTCAGGGCCTGA
- the PDP2 gene encoding pyruvate dehydrogenase [acetyl-transferring]-phosphatase 2, mitochondrial, giving the protein MSSTVSYWIFNSARNSIATLQGGQRLYSRYASNRVKSKWRLFPQGPVTLKNNASYGGIALQKAYRHTSTEEDDFHLPLSPEQVNEVLRAGESAHKILDLVSGVPSSVLRFESNQLAANFPVEDRGGVAACLQTNGLMFGVFDGHGGHACAQAVSERLFYYVAVSLMSQQTLEQMEGAMESMKPLLPILQWLKHPGDSIYKDVTSVHLDHLRVYWQELLNLHMEMGLNIEEALMYSFQRLDSDISLEIQAALEDEMTRNLSLQVAFSGATACMAHVDGVHLHVANAGDCRAILGVQEDNGMWSCLPLTRDHNAWNPTELSRLKREHPESEHRTIIMDNRLLGVLMPCRAFGDVQLKWSKELQRSVLERGFDTEALNIYQFTPPHYYTPPYLTARPEVTYHRLRPQDKFLVLASDGLWDVLGNEDVVRLVVEHLAEVCRHKPDLAQRPANLGLMQSLLLQRKAQGLHATDQNAATRLIRYAVGSNEYGEMEPERLSAMLTLPEDLARMYRDDISVTVVYFNSDSIGASYKGS; this is encoded by the coding sequence ATGTCAAGTACTGTGTCCTACTGGATTTTCAATTCTGCAAGAAACAGCATTGCCACATTACAAGGGGGACAACGTTTATATTCAAGGTATGCCTCAAATAGGGTTAAATCAAAATGGAGGCTCTTTCCTCAGGGGCCAGTCACCCTAAAAAACAATGCCTCGTATGGTGGCATTGCTCTGCAGAAAGCCTATAGACACACATCAACAGAGGAAGATGATTTCCACTTGCCGCTCAGCCCTGAGCAGGTAAATGAAGTGCTGCGAGCCGGTGAGTCGGCCCACAAGATTCTTGACCTTGTCAGTGGAGTCCCGAGTTCGGTGTTGCGGTTTGAGAGCAACCAGCTGGCTGCCAATTTCCCAGTGGAGGACCGAGGAGGTGTAGCCGCCTGCCTGCAGACCAATGGGCTGATGTTTGGCGTCTTCGATGGACATGGTGGCCACGCATGTGCTCAAGCGGTGAGCGAGAGGCTCTTCTACTATGTGGCAGTGTCACTGATGTCCCAGCAGACGCTGGAGCAGATGGAGGGGGCGATGGAAAGCATGAAGCCCCTGCTGCCCATTCTGCAGTGGCTCAAGCACCCAGGGGACAGTATCTACAAGGATGTCACGTCAGTGCACCTTGATCACCTCCGTGTCTACTGGCAGGAGCTGCTGAACCTGCACATGGAAATGGGGCTGAACATTGAGGAAGCATTAATGTACTCCTTCCAGAGGCTGGATTCTGACATCTCACTAGAGATCCAGGCCGCCCTGGAAGATGAGATGACCAGGAACCTTTCACTCCAGGTTGCTTTCTCAGGGGCAACAGCTTGCATGGCCCATGTCGATGGAGTTCACTTGCATGTGGCAAACGCTGGTGACTGCCGGGCCATCCTTGGTGTCCAGGAGGACAATGGCATGTGGTCTTGTCTGCCTCTCACCCGGGACCACAATGCCTGGAACCCAACCGAGCTGTCACGGCTAAAGAGGGAGCATCCTGAGTCAGAGCACAGGACGATCATCATGGACAACAGGCTGCTGGGTGTTCTCATGCCCTGCAGGGCCTTCGGGGACGTCCAGCTGAAGTGGAGTAAAGAGCTGCAGCGCAGTGTCCTGGAGCGGGGCTTTGACACCGAGGCCCTCAACATTTACCAGTTCACCCCCCCACACTACTACACTCCACCTTACCTGACGGCCAGGCCTGAGGTCACATACCACAGGCTGAGGCCCCAGGATAAGTTCCTGGTGCTGGCCTCTGACGGCCTGTGGGATGTGTTGGGCAATGAGGATGTGGTGAGGCTGGTGGTGGAGCACCTGGCTGAAGTGTGTCGGCACAAGCCAGACCTGGCCCAGAGACCCGCCAACCTGGGACTCATGCAGAGCCTGCTGCTGCAGAGGAAAGCCCAGGGGCTCCACGCCACCGACCAAAACGCAGCCACACGTCTGATCAGATACGCCGTAGGGAGCAACGAGTACGGGGAGATGGAGCCTGAGCGGCTGTCGGCGATGCTGACATTGCCGGAGGACTTGGCAAGGATGTACAGGGATGACATCTCTGTCACTGTGGTGTATTTTAACTCAGACTCGATTGGTGCATCTTACAAGGGGAGTTAA